In Sphingomicrobium sediminis, the genomic window CGCGCGTCGCCTTCGGCCAGCTGGTCGAAAACGGCATGATCGCGCCCGGCACGATGCTGCAGGACAGCAAGGGCCGCTGGAAAGCCAAGGTCGGGCTCGACGGGTCGCTGACCTGCGGCGAGCATGCCGGATCGATCCACCAGGTCGGCAAGGGCGTGCAGGGTGCGCCCAGCTGCAACGGCTGGACCTTCTGGCAGATCGAGGATGCGGGGACATGGAAGCCGCTGGACGTCATGCGCCAGCGTCACCTATCCAACCTTTCATGACCCGCACTATCCTTCGCCCGACCGGCTTCGTCGATGCGCCCTTCGGCCATGATGGCAAGGTCGCTGGATTGGCCGGCGGCCTATTGTGGTTCGCCAGTGTCGAACTGATCCGTCTCGACGATGCCAATTGCCGCGCCGGTGCCGAACTGGTGCCGGTCGAAGGTATTGAAGAGCGTTTCGACGATGACATGGCCAAGCAATGGCAGCGCATCACGACGCCGCGCCCGCCGCTGCAGTTGGGTGAGCGCACCATTCCGCTCGACCAGCCACGCGTCATGGGTATCCTCAACGTGACGCCCGACAGCTTTTCCGATGGCGGGGTCCACGAGGATGTGGATGCCGCCGCGATGGCCGGCGCCGACATGGCGGGAGCAGGGGCCTCCATTCTCGACATTGGCGGCGAAAGCACGCGGCCGGGCGCGACGACAGTCTGGGAAGGCGACGAGATCGAGCGTGTGAAGCCGGTCGTCGAGCGCCTGTCGCGGGGCGGCAATGCGATCAGCATCGACACGCGCAAGGCCGCCGTGATGGAGGCCGCGCTCGCTGCCGGTGCGCATATGGTCAATGACGTTTCGGGACTGACCTGGGACGAGCGATCGCTATCCGTGGTGGCCGCGGCCAATGTGCCGGTCTGCATCATGCATGCGCAGGGCGATCCGCAGACCATGCAGGACAAGCCGACCTACGACGATGTGCTCGTGGATGTCTGGCTCTGGCTGGAAGACCGTTTTGAAGCGGCCATCAATGCCGGCATTGCGCGCGAGAAAATCATTCTCGATCCCGGCATCGGGTTCGGGAAGAGCCTTGCCCACAATCTCGAGC contains:
- the folP gene encoding dihydropteroate synthase codes for the protein MTRTILRPTGFVDAPFGHDGKVAGLAGGLLWFASVELIRLDDANCRAGAELVPVEGIEERFDDDMAKQWQRITTPRPPLQLGERTIPLDQPRVMGILNVTPDSFSDGGVHEDVDAAAMAGADMAGAGASILDIGGESTRPGATTVWEGDEIERVKPVVERLSRGGNAISIDTRKAAVMEAALAAGAHMVNDVSGLTWDERSLSVVAAANVPVCIMHAQGDPQTMQDKPTYDDVLVDVWLWLEDRFEAAINAGIAREKIILDPGIGFGKSLAHNLELMNGLAAFHGIGCPLLLGASRKRMIGALSNEAEADERLPGSIALALKAAEQGAQIVRVHDVPETMQALRVWRGLKDQALTPKI